In the genome of Magnolia sinica isolate HGM2019 chromosome 2, MsV1, whole genome shotgun sequence, one region contains:
- the LOC131237872 gene encoding uncharacterized protein LOC131237872 isoform X1, which yields MAYLGRFLLPIRVSFSSLSPRNSTLSPCRNPLTGKYAQLKTWMRALEPAVQTHVSKCQLNLNMQRKWINNLSSSGKKMGAGSIVGLSVLIGSTELYPTIAYAMDENEILAEEHRADFWDASGCLEDEDPHTFWPWARKCWLPALLVLTVVMGWEHPLTLAIKVALFLFSTKPSPLSVYLFIEQVLVADDTSNHGSLDQGSDEEIAIYLLNFLSLPMSIRVCSILRHRSMRQDPGLYKLKAFYAKKVEVEDYKLLCLARVELRDKKITLMGILGSWWVLQSSPSPSPGVISFFGQ from the exons ATGGCGTATTTGGGGAGATTTCTGCTGCCGATTAGGGTTTCTTTCTCCTCCCTGTCTCCTCGAAATTCAACTCTCTCTCCTTGCAGAAATCCTc TTACAGGGAAATATGCCCAGTTAAAGACATGGATGAGGGCCCTTGAACCTGCAGTACAAACCCATGTATCAAAATGCCAGTTGAATCTAAATATGCAAAGAAAGTGGATAAATAATCTGAGCTCCTCAGGCAA AAAGATGGGTGCAGGAAGTATAGTTGGATTATCAGTTTTGATTGGATCGACAGAACTTTACCCAACTATTGCTTACGCCATGGATG AAAATGAGATTTTAGCAGAAGAGCATCGCGCAGATTTTTGGGATGCTTCAGGCTGCTTGGAAGACGAGGATCCACACACCTTCTGGCCATGGGCGAGGAAATGCTGGTTGCCTGCTTTACTGGTTCTGACAGTGGTGATGGGTTGGGAACATCCTCTTACTCTGGCCATTAAAGTAGCCCTTTTTCTCTTCAGCACAAAACCCAGCCCCCTCTCAGTTTATCTTTTTATTGAGCAG GTACTGGTTGCAGACGATACGTCAAACCATGGATCCTTGGATCAAGGATCGGACGAAGAAATTGCTATTTATCTGCTGAATTTTTTGTCACTTCCGATGAGCATACGTGTGTGTTCCATA CTGCGCCATCGATCGATGCGTCAGGACCCAGGACTGTACAAATTAAAG GCATTCTATGCAAAGAAAGTCGAAGTTGAAGACTACAAGCTTCTATGCTTAGCCAGAGTGGAATTAAGAGACAAGAAGATCACTTTGATGGGGATTCTGGGGAGCTGGTGGGTTCTTCAGTCATCACCGAGTCCCAGTCCTGGAGTCATCTCTTTCTTTGGGCAGTGA
- the LOC131237872 gene encoding uncharacterized protein LOC131237872 isoform X3 codes for MAYLGRFLLPIRVSFSSLSPRNSTLSPCRNPLTGKYAQLKTWMRALEPAVQTHVSKCQLNLNMQRKWINNLSSSGKKMGAGSIVGLSVLIGSTELYPTIAYAMDENEILAEEHRADFWDASGCLEDEDPHTFWPWARKCWLPALLVLTVVMGWEHPLTLAIKVALFLFSTKPSPLSVYLFIEQLRHRSMRQDPGLYKLKAFYAKKVEVEDYKLLCLARVELRDKKITLMGILGSWWVLQSSPSPSPGVISFFGQ; via the exons ATGGCGTATTTGGGGAGATTTCTGCTGCCGATTAGGGTTTCTTTCTCCTCCCTGTCTCCTCGAAATTCAACTCTCTCTCCTTGCAGAAATCCTc TTACAGGGAAATATGCCCAGTTAAAGACATGGATGAGGGCCCTTGAACCTGCAGTACAAACCCATGTATCAAAATGCCAGTTGAATCTAAATATGCAAAGAAAGTGGATAAATAATCTGAGCTCCTCAGGCAA AAAGATGGGTGCAGGAAGTATAGTTGGATTATCAGTTTTGATTGGATCGACAGAACTTTACCCAACTATTGCTTACGCCATGGATG AAAATGAGATTTTAGCAGAAGAGCATCGCGCAGATTTTTGGGATGCTTCAGGCTGCTTGGAAGACGAGGATCCACACACCTTCTGGCCATGGGCGAGGAAATGCTGGTTGCCTGCTTTACTGGTTCTGACAGTGGTGATGGGTTGGGAACATCCTCTTACTCTGGCCATTAAAGTAGCCCTTTTTCTCTTCAGCACAAAACCCAGCCCCCTCTCAGTTTATCTTTTTATTGAGCAG CTGCGCCATCGATCGATGCGTCAGGACCCAGGACTGTACAAATTAAAG GCATTCTATGCAAAGAAAGTCGAAGTTGAAGACTACAAGCTTCTATGCTTAGCCAGAGTGGAATTAAGAGACAAGAAGATCACTTTGATGGGGATTCTGGGGAGCTGGTGGGTTCTTCAGTCATCACCGAGTCCCAGTCCTGGAGTCATCTCTTTCTTTGGGCAGTGA
- the LOC131237872 gene encoding uncharacterized protein LOC131237872 isoform X4, giving the protein MAYLGRFLLPIRVSFSSLSPRNSTLSPCRNPLTGKYAQLKTWMRALEPAVQTHVSKCQLNLNMQRKWINNLSSSGKKMGAGSIVGLSVLIGSTELYPTIAYAMDENEILAEEHRADFWDASGCLEDEDPHTFWPWARKCWLPALLVLTVVMGWEHPLTLAIKVALFLFSTKPSPLSVYLFIEQAFYAKKVEVEDYKLLCLARVELRDKKITLMGILGSWWVLQSSPSPSPGVISFFGQ; this is encoded by the exons ATGGCGTATTTGGGGAGATTTCTGCTGCCGATTAGGGTTTCTTTCTCCTCCCTGTCTCCTCGAAATTCAACTCTCTCTCCTTGCAGAAATCCTc TTACAGGGAAATATGCCCAGTTAAAGACATGGATGAGGGCCCTTGAACCTGCAGTACAAACCCATGTATCAAAATGCCAGTTGAATCTAAATATGCAAAGAAAGTGGATAAATAATCTGAGCTCCTCAGGCAA AAAGATGGGTGCAGGAAGTATAGTTGGATTATCAGTTTTGATTGGATCGACAGAACTTTACCCAACTATTGCTTACGCCATGGATG AAAATGAGATTTTAGCAGAAGAGCATCGCGCAGATTTTTGGGATGCTTCAGGCTGCTTGGAAGACGAGGATCCACACACCTTCTGGCCATGGGCGAGGAAATGCTGGTTGCCTGCTTTACTGGTTCTGACAGTGGTGATGGGTTGGGAACATCCTCTTACTCTGGCCATTAAAGTAGCCCTTTTTCTCTTCAGCACAAAACCCAGCCCCCTCTCAGTTTATCTTTTTATTGAGCAG GCATTCTATGCAAAGAAAGTCGAAGTTGAAGACTACAAGCTTCTATGCTTAGCCAGAGTGGAATTAAGAGACAAGAAGATCACTTTGATGGGGATTCTGGGGAGCTGGTGGGTTCTTCAGTCATCACCGAGTCCCAGTCCTGGAGTCATCTCTTTCTTTGGGCAGTGA
- the LOC131237872 gene encoding uncharacterized protein LOC131237872 isoform X2, producing the protein MAYLGRFLLPIRVSFSSLSPRNSTLSPCRNPLTGKYAQLKTWMRALEPAVQTHVSKCQLNLNMQRKWINNLSSSGKKMGAGSIVGLSVLIGSTELYPTIAYAMDENEILAEEHRADFWDASGCLEDEDPHTFWPWARKCWLPALLVLTVVMGWEHPLTLAIKVALFLFSTKPSPLSVYLFIEQVSWKASQVIFQTNTDLEVMCRLQPTLWMHHVPHVPCGKLRHRSMRQDPGLYKLKAFYAKKVEVEDYKLLCLARVELRDKKITLMGILGSWWVLQSSPSPSPGVISFFGQ; encoded by the exons ATGGCGTATTTGGGGAGATTTCTGCTGCCGATTAGGGTTTCTTTCTCCTCCCTGTCTCCTCGAAATTCAACTCTCTCTCCTTGCAGAAATCCTc TTACAGGGAAATATGCCCAGTTAAAGACATGGATGAGGGCCCTTGAACCTGCAGTACAAACCCATGTATCAAAATGCCAGTTGAATCTAAATATGCAAAGAAAGTGGATAAATAATCTGAGCTCCTCAGGCAA AAAGATGGGTGCAGGAAGTATAGTTGGATTATCAGTTTTGATTGGATCGACAGAACTTTACCCAACTATTGCTTACGCCATGGATG AAAATGAGATTTTAGCAGAAGAGCATCGCGCAGATTTTTGGGATGCTTCAGGCTGCTTGGAAGACGAGGATCCACACACCTTCTGGCCATGGGCGAGGAAATGCTGGTTGCCTGCTTTACTGGTTCTGACAGTGGTGATGGGTTGGGAACATCCTCTTACTCTGGCCATTAAAGTAGCCCTTTTTCTCTTCAGCACAAAACCCAGCCCCCTCTCAGTTTATCTTTTTATTGAGCAGGTCAGTTGGAAAGCTTCCCAAGTCATTTTCCAAACAAATACTGATTTAGAG GTCATGTGCAGACTGCAGCCCACCTTGTGGATGCATCATGTCCCACACGTGCCATGTGGAAAG CTGCGCCATCGATCGATGCGTCAGGACCCAGGACTGTACAAATTAAAG GCATTCTATGCAAAGAAAGTCGAAGTTGAAGACTACAAGCTTCTATGCTTAGCCAGAGTGGAATTAAGAGACAAGAAGATCACTTTGATGGGGATTCTGGGGAGCTGGTGGGTTCTTCAGTCATCACCGAGTCCCAGTCCTGGAGTCATCTCTTTCTTTGGGCAGTGA
- the LOC131228175 gene encoding 21 kDa protein-like, giving the protein MAHRQSITFSLSVTLVLLTASMALIASRAGAAYSHLSRPHKGTNLMLAAVCTRTDYPALCMSLARSTTRNRPVTVAGVAKQAIMVTIVKTKQARALADKLMAASARDPMQQANLKVCGEVYKDALSNLSKSTRNLKGRSIADLKINLSAALTDYMVCEDGFSQTPGAKSPLRSWNSLLSQFASNNLALASSPMR; this is encoded by the coding sequence ATGGCCCACCGTCAATCAATCACATTCTCACTTTCTGTCACATTGGTCTTATTGACGGCCTCCATGGCACTCATCGCTAGCAGGGCCGGGGCAGCCTACAGCCACCTATCCAGGCCCCATAAGGGCACCAACCTGATGCTTGCTGCAGTGTGCACACGAACTGACTACCCGGCCCTCTGCATGTCCTTAGCCAGGTCCACGACGAGGAACCGTCCAGTCACCGTTGCAGGGGTGGCCAAGCAGGCCATCATGGTCACGATTGTCAAGACCAAGCAGGCTCGGGCCCTGGCTGATAAACTCATGGCAGCCTCAGCCCGCGACCCAATGCAGCAGGCGAACCTCAAAGTGTGTGGCGAGGTCTACAAAGACGCCCTCAGCAACCTCTCGAAGTCAACCAGGAACCTCAAGGGCCGGTCCATAGCAGACCTGAAGATCAACCTCTCGGCCGCCTTGACAGACTATATGGTGTGTGAAGACGGGTTCTCGCAGACACCAGGAGCTAAATCACCACTGAGAAGTTGGAATTCTCTCTTGAGCCAGTTTGCAAGCAACAACCTGGCACTGGCCAGCAGCCCCATGCGTTAG